In Macadamia integrifolia cultivar HAES 741 chromosome 1, SCU_Mint_v3, whole genome shotgun sequence, a single window of DNA contains:
- the LOC122071995 gene encoding probable disease resistance protein At1g59620 has translation MAESILLIAETLIKLVLKEAAFLHGVKKEVESLAEKLKDIGYTLSKFDFMIDKEEEFDDWINDIKIELEKLPNRSSLITVRGPKDIQSPEAGETSIHHHREEDHLASSRTNEGDDIVGFQEEVNRLALSLTEEESGAKVVAVSIWAQAGAGKTALARNIYKRSDVKSQFDCVAWVSVSPDYEVKDIWKAILKQVKKLSEEEKEELQLKKDVELWDIVHDYLEEKNYLIVLDDLWKRTDWEIISMAFPKSHKKKCRVLLTTRIKEVAYGANPLTDPENLRVLNKEESLELFLKKVFQCSSDTIPEGGLLSGKRKDIVVWSDVLEKVQSDLAKSRVFRKVFALSYNELPYLSKPCFLYFGLFPEDRVIKCDKLIRLWVAEGFFEQQEEDNTMEDMGRDCLEDLIQRSMIQVVEYKSNGAPQALLVEFLYIHIGTSSTPSEPESSNLSHPLFLLQSSRITRPSIVEGNDPVGIQVKADQLASLLIKEESLERLQVVSIVGTGGIGKTTLARKVYNRNDVKSHFACRAWINVSQGYAVKDLLQTILQQVTTLTDAELVPEKEEELLRKLHNHLEKQQSYLIVLDNVWRQEDWDVLESVFPKPLNNDQKCRVLLTTRDSYLAHYINPSAVLELQRLDQKDGMNLFLQTIFKCRSLDEIPEADFSVEMKAMASEFLMLSGGLPLSIVLLGGLLSGKDVDQWAYLLERFLRHERYRVNDLIAECYEDLDSNLKISFLCFRLFPEDTEIKCDTLIRLWSNKDMMEDEAAAIDYLEELIRRNLIEVTKRRSNGGAPETCRIHGLLRDFVSLGVRHGNIFRRFDNKHLELAEGNPKDGELYGGITPTASYFQPLKTFSLMDDLLSFLDPFKFPNHIHSLICFSKTPQLHFKQFHLLRVLDLEGAGNTMEVPNEIRNLILLRYLSLRGTRVKLIPSWIANLHNLQTLDAPGSKIPIDTLKLNLLRHLFAHSFYFSTTPAAAVSYSSSSSVSVCVDALEHLQTLELDDIGDWEISGLHNLTNLRVLRLCSGGGDDTVLRAIIYLKRLKVFSLTQAKTSSSSSLMHLPSLSSHSHLNEMVVEVIVTKFNDIPPHLTYLWLENYIEYGVNPFFCLQNLQFLKKLCLRLFKGESYIVRMTCSEGWFPKLNYLYIRVDFELRNWTVEEGALPNLRVLHLEGEETLGRLPNGLRHITTLKELIITKGYDVRDSLVSRGKEWDEVKHLGASIKYLDESSMRP, from the exons atggctgagAGCATCCTGCTCATTGCAGAGACGTTAATAAAGCTGGTACTTAAGGAAGCCGCATTTCTCCATGGAGTGAAGAAAGAGGTGGAATCTCTTGCAGAGAAACTCAAGGACATTGGTTACACTTTGAGTAAGTTTGATTTCATGATCGACAAAGAGGAAGAATTCGATGATTGG ATCAATGATATCAAAATCGAGCTGGAGAAACTTCCAAACAGAAGCTCACTGATCACGGTTCGGGGTCCAAAAGATATTCAAAGTCCAGAGGCTGGTGAAACTTCTATCCATCATCATCGGGAAGAAGACCATCTGGCCTCAAGCAGAACTAACGAAGGTGATGATATCGTCGGCTTTCAAGAGGAAGTAAACAGACTAGCGTTGTCATTGACAGAGGAAGAATCAGGAGCAAAGGTCGTTGCTGTCTCCATTTGGGCTCAGGCTGGAGCAGGTAAGACTGCCCTTGCTCGAAATATTTACAAGAGAAGCGATGTTAAGAGTCAGTTCGATTGTGTTGCTTGGGTTTCTGTTTCCCCAGATTATGAGGTAAAAGATATTTGGAAAGCCATACTAAAACAAGTTAAGAAGCTCtcggaagaagaaaaggaggagtTACAACTGAAGAAGGATGTCGAGTTGTGGGATATAGTCCATGACTATTTAGAAGAAAAGAACTATCTCATTGTCTTGGACGATCTATGGAAGCGAACAGATTGGGAGATTATAAGTATGGCCTTTCCAAAGTCACACAAAAAGAAATGCAGGGTTTTGCTCACAACTCGTATCAAAGAAGTAGCCTATGGTGCTAACCCATTAACTGATCCAGAAAACCTACGGGTTTTGAATAAGGAGGAGAGTTTGGAGCTATTCTTAAAGAAGGTATTCCAATGCTCCTCGGACACAATACCAGAGG GAGGCCTACTATCCGGAAAAAGAAAGGATATAGTTGTGTGGAGTGACGTGCTTGAAAAGGTCCAATCAGATCTTGCAAAATCAAGAGTCTTCCGAAAGGTATTTGCTCTGAGCTATAATGAATTGCCATATCTCTCAAAACCATGTTTCCTTTATTTTGGCCTTTTCCCAGAGGATAGAGTGATCAAATGTGACAAATTGATTCGGCTTTGGGTAGCGGAAGGGTTTTTTGAGCAGCAAGAGGAGGATAACACAATGGAAGATATGGGTAGAGACTGCCTTGAGGATTTAATCCAAAGAAGCATGATCCAAGTTGttgaatacaaatcaaatggggctcctCAAGCAT TACTCGTCGAATTTCTCTACATCCATATTGGTACATCTTCTACTCCTTCCGAACCTGAATCTTCAAATTTGAGCCATCCCCTTTTTTTGTTGCAGTCTTCCAGAATAACTAGACCTTCCATTGTTGAGGGAAATGATCCCGTGGGCATTCAAGTGAAAGCAGATCAACTGGCATCGTTGTTGATAAAGGAAGAATCCCTGGAACGGCTTCAAGTCGTTTCCATTGTGGGTACGGGGGGAATAGGTAAGACAACCCTCGCACGAAAAGTTTATAACAGAAATGATGTTAAATCTCATTTTGCTTGTCGTGCCTGGATAAATGTCTCCCAAGGGTATGCGGTAAAAGATCTTCTGCAGACTATACTGCAACAAGTTACGACGCTCACGGATGCAGAGTTAGTACCTGAGAAGGAGGAAGAGTTGCTAAGGAAGCTCCACAATCATTTGGAAAAACAACAGAGCTATCTGATCGTATTGGACAATGTATGGAGGCAAGAAGATTGGGATGTCTTAGAAAGTGTCTTCCCAAAGCCACTCAATAATGACCAGAAATGCAGAGTTTTGTTGACAACCCGTGATTCATATCTAGCCCATTATATCAATCCATCAGCTGTGCTTGAACTACAGCGTTTGGATCAAAAGGATGGTATGAATCTCTTCCTGCAGACGATCTTCAAGTGCCGCTCACTGGATGAAATACCAGAAGCTGATTTCTCCGTGGAGATGAAAGCCATGGCATCGGAATTCCTTATGTTAAGTGGTGGACTCCCACTTTCAATTGTTCTTCTAGGAGGCCTCTTATCAGGGAAGGATGTTGATCAGTGGGCTTATTTACTTGAAAGGTTCCTTCGTCATGAACGATATAGGGTCAATGATTTAATAGCTGAATGTTATGAAGatttggatagtaatttgaaaatttccttCCTTTGTTTTAGACTTTTCCCAGAGGACACTGAGATCAAGTGTGACACATTGATTCGATTATGGAGCAATAAAGACATGATGGAAGATGAGGCAGCCGCAATAGATTACCTGGAAGAGTTAATCCGAAGGAACCTGATTGAGGTCACAAAAAGGAGATCGAATGGCGGGGCTCCTGAAACATGTCGCATTCATGGTCTTCTTCGAGATTTTGTGTCACTTGGTGTTCGCCATGGAAATATTTTCAGGAGGTTCGACAATAAACATTTGGAGTTGGCGGAAGGCAATCCTAAAGATGGTGAGCTCTATGGGGGTATTACACCTACTGCTTCTTATTTCCAACCCCTCAAAACTTTTAGTTTGATGGATGATCTCCTTTCCTTTTTGGATCCTTTCAAATTTCCAAACCATATCCACTCCTTGATCTGTTTCTCCAAAACCCCTCAACTTCACTTTAAACAGTTCCATTTGCTTAGAGTACTTGATCTAGAAGGTGCAGGAAATACCATGGAAGTACCTAATGAAATTAGGAATCTGATCCTTCTCAGGTACTTGAGTTTACGCGGCACCCGTGTAAAATTGATTCCATCTTGGATAGCCAACCTACACAACTTACAGACACTGGATGCACCTGGTTCCAAGATTCCCATTGACACATTGAAACTAAATCTTTTGAGGCATCTTTTTGCTCATTCCTTTTACTTTTCCACAACTCCAGCTGCTGctgtttcttattcttcttcttcttctgtgtcTGTGTGTGTTGATGCTCTTGAACATTTACAAACATTGGAACTAGATGATATAGGCGATTGGGAAATTAGTGGCCTCCACAACTTGACCAATCTTAGAGTCCTAAGGTTatgtagtggtggtggtgacgACACTGTGCTCAGGGCCATAATCTATTTGAAGCGCCTGAAGGTCTTCAGCTTGACACAAGCAaagacatcatcatcatcatctctcatGCATCTGCCATCATTGTCGAGTCACTCCCATCTCAATGAAATGGTTGTGGAGGTAATAGTTACTAAATTCAATGACATCCCACCACATCTCACTTACTTGTGGTTGGAGAATTATATTGAGTATGGGGTGAACCCATTCTTCTGTCTCCAAAACCTACAGTTTCTAAAGAAGCTTTGCTTGAGACTGTTCAAGGGTGAGTCCTACATTGTTAGAATGACTTGCTCCGAGGGATGGTTTCCAAAACTCAACTATCTatatattagagttgatttcGAGCTTCGAAATTGGACAGTGGAGGAAGGAGCATTGCCTAATTTGAGGGTTTTACATCTCGAAGGAGAAGAAACTTTAGGAAGGCTTCCAAATGGGCTGAGACATATCACAACCTTAAAGGAACTAATCATTACAAAGGGGTACGATGTGAGAGATAGCCTGGTAAGTCGTGGAAAAGAATGGGATGAAGTAAAACACTTGGGAGCCTCTATCAAATATTTGGATGAGAGCTCTATGAGGCCTTGA
- the LOC122077243 gene encoding toMV resistant protein Tm-2 netted virescent-like — protein sequence MERVFPKPLNGQKCRVLLTTHDSLVAHYINPSGASLLLQTLDKKNSMKLFLQTLFKCSKDQIPSEAALFEEMIEMAGEFLKLSGGLPLLIVLIGGLLSVKRKSVSVWVNLLEIFNQYERGFVFKDLITFCYDDLPGYLRSCFLYLRLFPEDTEIECNALIQLWVVEGFLKRRDSKTMVDVARDCLEEFIMRNLIEVTKRRSNGAPKTCRIHGLLRDFAKYESIEARFSRISKDNHLVLVESNRPLVVHPKSSELHGGKSSAIHFQPPKTFSLMNDIISFLEPFKFPNHVYSLICFSKNPQFLRFDQQFPLLRVLDLEGVENMVEVPYEIRNLILLRYLSLRGTRVKLIPSWIAKLHNLQTLDAPGSKIPIDTLKLNQLRHLFAYSFYFSGSSSSSSLPLLIDVLEHLQTLELDIGDLEISGLHELTNLKSPKVTSLWW from the coding sequence ATGGAAAGGGTCTTCCCGAAGCCACTCAACGGACAGAAATGCCGAGTGTTACTCACAACTCACGATTCTCTTGTAGCCCATTATATCAATCCATCAGGTGCTTCGCTTCTACTGCAGACTTTGGATAAGAAAAATAGTATGAAGCTCTTCCTACAGACGTTGTTCAAGTGCTCAAAGGATCAAATACCGTCTGAAGCTGCTCTCTTCGAGGAGATGATAGAAATGGCAGGGGAATTCCTTAAGTTAAGTGGTGGACTCCCACTTCTAATTGTGCTTATAGGAGGCCTCTTATCAGTGAAAAGGAAAAGTGTTTCTGTGTGGGTAAATCTACTTGAAATTTTCAACCAGTATGAAAGAGGTTTTGTTTTCAAGGATTTAATAACTTTTTGTTATGATGATTTGCCTGGTtatttgagatcttgcttcctTTATCTTAGACTTTTCCCAGAGGATACCGAGATCGAGTGTAACGCATTGATTCAATTATGGGTTGTGGAAGGATTTTTGAAGCGGAGGGACAGTAAAACCATGGTAGATGTGGCAAGAGATTGCCTTGAAGAGTTCATCATGAGGAACCTGATCGAGGTCACAAAAAGGAGATCCAATGGGGCTCCTAAAACTTGTCGCATTCATGGTCTTCTTCGCGACTTTGCCAAGTATGAAAGCATAGAAGCAAGATTTTCCAGGATTTCCAAGGATAACCATTTGGTGTTGGTGGAAAGCAATCGTCCACTTGTCGTACATCCTAAGAGCAGTGAGCTCCATGGGGGTAAATCTTCTGCTATTCATTTCCAACCTCCCAAAACTTTTAGTTTGATGAATGATATCATTTCTTTTTTGGAGCCCTTCaaatttccaaaccatgtctactCCTTGATTTGTTTCTCCAAAAACCCCCAATTTCTTCGCTTTGATCAACAATTCCCTTTGCTTAGAGTACTTGATCTGGAAGGTGTAGAAAATATGGTTGAAGTACCCTATGAAATTAGGAATCTCATCCTTCTCAGGTACTTGAGCTTACGCGGCACCCGCGTAAAACTGATTCCATCTTGGATAGCCAAGCTCCACAACTTACAGACATTAGATGCACCGGGTTCCAAGATTCCAATCGACACATTGAAATTAAATCAGTTAAGGCATCTTTTCGCCTATTCCTTTTACTTttcaggttcttcttcttcttcttctctgcctcTATTGATTGATGTTCTTGAGCATTTACAAACCCTGGAACTAGACATAGGCGATTTGGAAATTAGTGGTCTCCACGAGTTGACAAATCTTAAGAGTCCTAAGGTTACGTCGTTGTGGTGGTGA
- the LOC122071957 gene encoding disease resistance protein RPP8-like produces MLHLPSLLRHRHLNEMIVEGTITEANDFPPHLTYLWLENSVANGVDPFIPLQKLRFLKKLCLRLFKAQSDAQIQITCSMGGFPKLEYLYIRVDFELRNWIVEEGALASLQVLHIDGDATLGELPHGLRYIKTLKELVITRGYDVRDNLMYGRNEWVADLGLSIKYLDESSMRP; encoded by the coding sequence ATGTTACATTTGCCATCATTGTTGCGCCACAGGCATCTCAATGAAATGATTGTGGAGGGAACAATTACTGAAGCCAATGATTTCCCACCTCATCTCACTTATCTGTGGTTGGAGAATTCTGTGGCGAATGGGGTAGACCCATTCATCCCTCTCCAAAAGCTACGGTTTCTAAAGAAGCTTTGCTTGCGACTGTTTAAGGCCCAGTCCGATGCTCAAATTCAAATTACATGCTCTATGGGAGGGTTTCCAAAACTCGAATATTTGtatattagagttgattttgAGCTTCGAAATTGGATAGTGGAGGAAGGAGCATTGGCAAGTTTGCAGGTTTTGCATATAGATGGAGATGCGACCTTAGGAGAGCTTCCACATGGGCTGAGATATATCAAAACCTTGAAGGAACTTGTCATTACAAGGGGGTATGATGTGAGAGACAACCTGATGTATGGTCGAAACGAATGGGTTGCAGACTTAGGTCTTTCTATCAAATATTTGGATGAGAGCTCTATGAGGCCTTGA
- the LOC122071966 gene encoding putative disease resistance RPP13-like protein 3: MAESILPIAEMLTKLLIKEAAFLKKVKKEVEFLVKKLKDIGSDLRKADVMTNREEEFDEWVSQLRDLAFKAEDVIEVFVNNATPYDGCDVFQLIMGCFSQIITLYKLESEINDINIKLNNLPERGSLLTIWSPEDGETSIRHQDHEDLASSRRDEDDDMVGFEKEAKELAFSLKKEEPQGKLVVISIWGQAGAGKTALARNIYKRSDVSSQFDCVAWVSVSPEYEVKDIWQAILKQVKKLTEEEKEQFQKVEDPHGLLDKVHNYLKGKNYLIVLDDLWKQKDWEIISKAFPKSPQKKCRVLLTTRIEEVARVANPSTDPETLRVLDKDESLKLFLKKVFGGSLEDSLSTLSKEMENVARLMLAKYCEGLPIAIVLLGGILSAKRKDIFEWTEMLRKFHSDLIESRVLRKVFSLSYNELPYLSKPCFLYFGLFPEDSVIECDKLIRLWVAEGFLEQRDNEAMEDVGRECLKGLIQRSMVRVVDRKSNGDPQTCRTHDLVRSFIIQEAKKAKFSNISKKKQLISVVESSRRIALHPEDIDFFHIGTSSAPSESTSVNLSHPLFSLLPSRMRPSFVEGNHDPVGIEDDADQLASCLIKGKPLGKLEVVSIIGTAGLVRQPSHAKFTIEVMLNLIFLAVHG, from the coding sequence atggctgAGAGCATACTACCCATTGCAGAGATGTTAACCAAGCTGCTGATTAAGGAAGCTGCATTTCTcaaaaaagtgaagaaagaggtGGAATTTCTTGTAAAAAAACTCAAGGACATTGGTTCCGATTTGAGGAAGGCCGATGTCATGaccaacagagaagaagaattcGATGAATGGGTGAGCCAACTCAGAGACTTGGCCTTTAAGGCTGAGGATGTTATAGAAGTCTTCGTCAACAATGCAACGCCATATGATGGGTGCGATGTTTTCCAGCTGATCATGGGGTGCTTCTCCCAAATTATAACTCTCTACAAATTGGAAAGCGAAATCAATGATATCAACATCAAGCTGAACAACCTTCCAGAGAGAGGCTCATTGTTGACAATTTGGAGTCCAGAGGATGGTGAAACTTCTATCCGTCATCAAGATCATGAAGACCTAGCCTCAAGCAGAAGGGACGAAGATGATGATATGGTCGGGTTTGAAAAAGAAGCAAAGGAACTGGCGTTCTCGTTGAAGAAGGAAGAACCACAAGGAAAGCTTGTTGTTATCTCCATCTGGGGTCAGGCAGGAGCAGGTAAGACTGCACTTGCTCGAAATATTTACAAAAGAAGCGATGTTAGTAGTCAATTCGATTGTGTTGCATGGGTTTCTGTTTCCCCAGAGTACGAGGTAAAAGATATTTGGCAAGCCATACTGAAACAAGTTAAGAAGCtcacagaagaagagaaggagcagTTTCAGAAGGTGGAGGATCCTCATGGATTGCTGGATAAAGTCCATAATTATTTGAAAGGAAAGAACTACCTGATTGTTTTGGACGATTTATGGAAGCAAAAAGACTGGGAGATCATAAGCAAGGCATTTCCAAAGTCACCCCAAAAGAAATGCAGGGTTTTGCTCACAACTCGTATCGAAGAAGTTGCCCGTGTTGCTAACCCATCAACTGATCCAGAAACACTACGGGTGTTGGATAAGGACGAGAGTTTGAAGCTATTCTTGAAGAAGGTATTCGGAGGCTCTTTGGAGGATAGTCTCTCGACTCTCTCCAAGGAAATGGAGAATGTAGCAAGGCTAATGCTTGCAAAATATTGTGAGGGACTCCCAATTGCAATCGTGCTTCTAGGAGGCATCTTATCTGCCAAAAGGAAGGATATATTTGAATGGACTGAAATGCTTAGAAAGTTTCATTCAGATTTGATAGAATCAAGAGTCCTCCGAAAGGTATTTTCTCTGAGTTATAATGAATTGCCATATCTCTCAAAACCATGTTTCCTCTATTTTGGCCTTTTTCCAGAGGATAGTGTGATCGAATGTGACAAATTGATTCGACTATGGGTCGCCGAGGGATTTTTGGAGCAACGAGACAATGAAGCAATGGAAGATGTGGGTAGAGAATGCCTTAAGGGTTTAATCCAAAGGAGCATGGTCCGAGTTGTTGATCGGAAATCAAATGGGGATCCTCAAACATGTCGTACTCATGATCTCGTCCGATCTTTTATAATACAAGAAGCCAAGAAAGCTAAATTTTCCAACATCTCCAAGAAGAAACAATTGATTTCAGTGGTGGAAAGCAGTCGTCGAATTGCCCTACATCCTGAAGACATTGACTTCTTCCATATTGGTACGTCTTCTGCTCCTTCAGAATCCACTTCTGTAAATTTGAGCCATCCCCTTTTTTCGTTGCTGCCTTCCAGAATGAGACCTTCCTTTGTTGAGGGAAATCATGATCCGGTGGGAATTGAAGATGATGCGGATCAACTGGCATCGTGTTTGATAAAGGGAAAACCCCTTGGAAAGCTTGAAGTAGTTTCTATTATTGGTACGGCGGGATTGGTAAGACAACCCTCGCACGCAAAATTTACAATAGAAGTGATGTTaaatctcatttttcttgccGTGCATGGATAA